In Aeromicrobium marinum DSM 15272, one genomic interval encodes:
- the hrpA gene encoding ATP-dependent RNA helicase HrpA: MRLEFDDALPISARRDEIGAAIRDHQVVVVAGETGSGKTTQLPKIVLGLGRTAIAHTQPRRLAARSVARRIADECDVELGAEVGYAVRFDDQSSRDTQVRLVTDGLLLAEIHGDRDLRRYDTIIIDEAHERSLSIDFLLGYLHQLLPRRPDLKVVITSATIDVDRFAALFDAPVIEVSGRTYPVEVRYRPLHESDSGDLLEGITAAIDELPRDGDILVFLPGERDIRDAADHLAGRQYPRTEILPLYGRLAAHDQQKIFGPTSGRRIVLATNVAETSLTVPGIRFVVDPGLARISRYSQRLKVQRLPIEPISQASAAQRAGRCGRVADGICIRLYSEEDHDGRPEFTDPEILRTNLASVMLQMASLDLGDIREFGFLDPPDSRAVADGIALLRELGALAPGRGAADRLTRLGRTMAGLPVDPRLARMLLAADRLGCLGDVLVIVAAMSIQDPRERPLEQQQAADEKHARFRQPDSDFLSWLSLWSYLRELHDQQSHSKFRKQVQAEFLHYLRIREWQDVHTQLRRTAKDMGLKPGPTGADPDLVHRALLTGLLSQVGLREPDGREFAGARGARFMVFPGSGLAKKPPAWVMAGELVETNRLWARSVARVQPEWIEEAAAHLVKRQYAEPHWSIKRGAVMARERVTLYGLPVVADRLVQYGRIDPEVSRELFIRHALVQGEWRTHHHFWDRNQALVTEVDELEDRLRRRDLRADDDTLCAFYDERIPAEVVSVRHFDAWWKKTRRNSPDLLDLTREMLLADSPDADAEFPREWHSDGESYPLTYAFEPGADVDGVTVDVPLARLLAVDDRAFAWHVPGHRVELVTELIRSLPKRLRREFVPAGQFAPRLVAAMDPGSDDLTAELARQMRLLNGTVVDADDFDVSALPDHLRVTFRVVDGDSELARGKNLSALREQLTTHLRADLTAVARQEERTGLRRWEVGTLEPTLRAGQVTGYPALVDEGSSVALRILDSEAEQTAAMVRGQARLLSFALPSPVPGIGRTLDLHAKLLLSTGPHRDAAAVIEECWLAALDALVVRHGGPVRDERSYDALREWVRGEMFDETERAVRTSLDVLRAYGELVPLPKTEAGEDVRVQLSWLVHPGFIRDAGTAQLRRLPVYLQAARRRLDTPLTDDLVAAQELEARFHERTAGLGTWARLAPDVQHVRWALEELRVSLLAQQLRTAFPVSVKRVTALVDAL, encoded by the coding sequence CACCCAGCCGCGGCGTCTGGCTGCGCGCTCGGTGGCCCGCCGCATCGCCGACGAGTGCGACGTCGAGCTGGGCGCCGAGGTCGGCTACGCGGTGCGGTTCGACGACCAGAGCAGCCGCGACACTCAGGTTCGGCTGGTCACCGACGGACTGCTGCTCGCGGAGATCCACGGTGACCGCGACCTGCGGCGCTACGACACGATCATCATCGACGAGGCGCACGAGCGTTCGCTGTCGATCGACTTCCTGCTGGGGTACCTGCACCAGCTGCTCCCCCGTCGACCCGACCTCAAGGTCGTCATCACGTCGGCGACGATCGACGTCGATCGGTTCGCCGCCCTGTTCGACGCCCCGGTCATCGAGGTCAGCGGGCGCACCTACCCCGTCGAGGTCCGCTACCGACCCCTGCACGAGAGCGACTCCGGCGACCTGCTGGAGGGCATCACCGCCGCGATCGACGAGCTGCCGCGCGACGGCGACATCCTCGTGTTCCTGCCGGGCGAACGCGACATCCGAGACGCCGCCGACCACCTCGCCGGGCGCCAGTACCCCCGCACCGAGATCCTCCCGCTCTACGGGCGGCTGGCCGCGCACGACCAGCAGAAGATCTTCGGCCCGACCTCCGGCCGGCGGATCGTGCTGGCCACCAACGTCGCCGAGACGTCACTGACCGTCCCGGGCATCCGGTTCGTCGTCGACCCCGGCCTGGCCCGCATCTCGCGCTACAGCCAACGTCTCAAGGTCCAACGCCTGCCGATCGAGCCGATCTCGCAGGCCAGCGCCGCCCAGCGGGCCGGGCGGTGCGGTCGCGTGGCGGACGGCATCTGCATCCGGCTGTACTCCGAGGAGGACCACGACGGTCGGCCGGAGTTCACCGACCCCGAGATCCTGCGCACCAACCTGGCTTCCGTCATGCTCCAGATGGCCTCGCTCGACCTCGGCGACATCCGTGAGTTCGGCTTCCTCGACCCGCCGGACTCGCGTGCCGTCGCCGACGGGATCGCGCTGCTGCGCGAGCTGGGTGCGCTGGCACCTGGGCGAGGTGCGGCCGACCGCCTGACCCGCCTCGGCCGGACGATGGCCGGGCTGCCCGTCGACCCACGGCTGGCGCGCATGCTGCTGGCGGCCGACCGCCTCGGGTGCCTGGGCGACGTGCTCGTCATCGTCGCGGCGATGTCGATCCAGGACCCGCGCGAGCGTCCGCTGGAGCAGCAGCAGGCCGCCGATGAGAAGCACGCCCGGTTCCGGCAGCCGGACTCCGACTTCTTGTCGTGGTTGTCGCTCTGGTCCTATCTGCGCGAGCTGCACGACCAGCAGTCGCACAGCAAGTTCCGCAAGCAGGTGCAGGCGGAGTTCCTGCACTACCTGCGGATCCGGGAGTGGCAGGACGTCCACACCCAGCTGCGGCGGACGGCCAAGGACATGGGGCTCAAGCCCGGACCGACCGGCGCGGATCCCGACCTGGTGCACCGCGCCCTGCTGACGGGACTGCTCTCGCAGGTGGGGCTGCGGGAGCCCGACGGGCGGGAGTTCGCCGGCGCCCGTGGGGCGCGGTTCATGGTGTTCCCCGGCTCCGGCCTGGCCAAGAAGCCGCCGGCGTGGGTGATGGCCGGCGAGCTGGTCGAGACCAACCGCCTGTGGGCCCGCTCGGTCGCCAGGGTGCAGCCGGAGTGGATCGAGGAGGCCGCCGCGCACCTGGTGAAGCGGCAGTACGCCGAGCCCCACTGGTCGATCAAGCGCGGAGCGGTCATGGCCCGGGAGCGGGTCACGCTCTACGGCCTCCCCGTGGTGGCCGACCGTCTGGTGCAGTACGGCCGGATCGACCCCGAGGTCTCGCGCGAGCTGTTCATCCGCCACGCGTTGGTGCAGGGCGAGTGGCGCACCCACCATCACTTCTGGGACCGCAACCAGGCCCTCGTGACCGAGGTCGACGAGCTGGAGGACCGGCTGCGTCGGCGTGACCTGCGCGCCGACGACGACACCCTGTGCGCGTTCTACGACGAGCGCATCCCGGCCGAGGTCGTGTCGGTGCGCCACTTCGACGCCTGGTGGAAGAAGACCCGCCGCAACTCCCCCGACCTGCTCGACCTGACCCGCGAGATGCTGCTCGCCGACTCCCCCGACGCCGACGCGGAGTTCCCTCGTGAATGGCACTCCGACGGCGAGTCGTACCCCCTCACCTATGCGTTCGAGCCCGGCGCCGACGTCGACGGGGTCACGGTGGACGTGCCGCTCGCCCGTCTGCTGGCCGTCGACGACCGCGCCTTCGCCTGGCACGTGCCGGGGCACCGGGTCGAGCTGGTCACCGAGCTGATCCGGTCGCTGCCCAAGCGACTGCGTCGCGAGTTCGTGCCGGCCGGTCAGTTCGCTCCGCGGCTGGTCGCGGCGATGGACCCGGGATCGGATGACCTGACGGCCGAGCTGGCCCGACAGATGCGCCTGCTGAACGGCACGGTCGTGGACGCCGACGACTTCGACGTGTCCGCCCTTCCGGACCACCTGCGCGTCACCTTCCGGGTCGTCGACGGCGACAGCGAGCTGGCCCGCGGCAAGAACCTGTCGGCCCTGCGCGAGCAGCTCACCACTCACCTGCGGGCGGACCTCACCGCGGTGGCGCGGCAGGAGGAGCGCACCGGTCTGCGGCGCTGGGAGGTCGGGACCCTCGAACCCACGCTCCGCGCCGGTCAGGTGACCGGCTACCCGGCGCTCGTCGACGAGGGGTCGAGCGTCGCCCTGCGGATCCTGGACTCCGAGGCCGAGCAGACGGCGGCGATGGTGCGGGGGCAGGCACGCCTCCTGTCCTTCGCCCTTCCCTCACCGGTGCCCGGCATCGGACGGACCCTGGACCTGCATGCCAAGCTCCTGCTCTCGACCGGGCCCCACCGTGATGCCGCCGCCGTCATCGAGGAGTGCTGGCTGGCCGCGCTCGACGCCCTCGTCGTCCGGCACGGCGGTCCGGTTCGGGACGAGCGGTCGTACGACGCCCTCCGCGAGTGGGTCCGGGGGGAGATGTTCGACGAGACCGAACGTGCCGTGCGGACCTCTCTCGACGTCCTGCGGGCCTACGGCGAGCTCGTACCGCTCCCGAAGACCGAGGCCGGCGAGGACGTCCGGGTGCAGCTGTCGTGGCTGGTCCACCCGGGCTTCATCCGTGATGCCGGGACCGCGCAGCTGCGGCGACTTCCCGTCTACCTCCAGGCGGCGAGACGTCGTCTCGACACCCCGCTGACCGACGACCTGGTTGCGGCGCAGGAGCTGGAGGCACGGTTCCACGAGAGGACCGCCGGGCTGGGCACCTGGGCACGGCTGGCGCCTGACGTGCAGCACGTCCGATGGGCGCTGGAGGAGCTGCGGGTCAGCCTGCTCGCGCAACAGCTCCGCACGGCGTTCCCGGTGTCGGTCAAGCGGGTCACCGCGCTCGTCGACGCCCTCTGA
- a CDS encoding FKBP-type peptidyl-prolyl cis-trans isomerase, whose product MTSKPEVDFIEGPAPTELQITDLVVGDGPEAVAGGVVDVHYVGVEFDTGEQFDASWDRGQSANFPLPQLIGAWQQGIPGMKVGGRRQLVCPPELAYGPAGGGHRLSGKTLIFVIDLLGVG is encoded by the coding sequence ATGACATCCAAGCCTGAAGTGGACTTCATCGAGGGCCCGGCGCCCACCGAGCTGCAGATCACCGACCTGGTCGTCGGCGACGGCCCCGAGGCCGTGGCCGGCGGGGTCGTCGACGTGCACTACGTCGGCGTCGAGTTCGACACCGGCGAGCAGTTCGACGCTTCCTGGGACCGCGGACAGTCCGCGAACTTCCCGCTGCCGCAGCTCATCGGCGCCTGGCAGCAGGGCATCCCCGGCATGAAGGTCGGCGGTCGTCGCCAGCTGGTGTGCCCGCCCGAGCTGGCCTACGGGCCGGCCGGTGGCGGTCACCGCCTGTCGGGCAAGACCCTCATCTTCGTGATCGACCTGCTCGGCGTCGGCTGA
- a CDS encoding zinc-dependent alcohol dehydrogenase family protein codes for MRATLLHSPRDIRLDDVPDAALVLDTDAVVRVVASCICGSDLWPYRGVHDVRKPQRIGHEFVGIVEQVGADVSTVQPGDFVIAPFTFSDNTCALCERGVHTSCTNGGMWGLRDKQGHDVDGGQGEFVRIPWADGTLVATPSEPSAEMIPHLLTLSDVFPTGHHAAVSAGVKAGSTVAVVGDGAVGLSAVLAAKRLGAARIVAMSRHDDRQQVARSFGADEIVAERGKEGAKTVREMLDGIGADHVLECVGTKDSMAQAIACARPGGRIGYVGVPHDVELNVPAMFGRNIGIAGGIAPVRAYLGELLPDVLDGTVAPGAVFDLTVPLDQVAEGYRAMDERTAIKTMLTI; via the coding sequence ATGCGCGCCACACTCCTGCACTCGCCCCGCGACATCCGCCTCGACGACGTGCCCGATGCTGCCCTCGTCCTCGACACCGACGCCGTCGTTCGCGTGGTCGCCTCCTGCATCTGCGGGTCCGACCTGTGGCCGTACCGAGGCGTCCACGACGTGCGCAAGCCGCAACGCATCGGACACGAGTTCGTGGGCATCGTCGAGCAGGTCGGCGCCGACGTCTCGACCGTGCAGCCCGGTGACTTCGTCATCGCGCCGTTCACCTTCTCCGACAACACCTGCGCACTGTGCGAGCGCGGTGTCCACACGTCGTGCACCAACGGCGGCATGTGGGGTCTGCGGGACAAGCAGGGCCACGACGTCGACGGCGGTCAGGGTGAGTTCGTCCGGATCCCCTGGGCCGACGGCACCCTCGTCGCGACCCCGTCGGAGCCCAGTGCGGAGATGATCCCGCACCTGCTGACCCTCTCGGACGTGTTCCCCACCGGTCACCACGCCGCCGTCTCGGCCGGCGTCAAGGCCGGCAGCACCGTCGCCGTCGTCGGTGACGGTGCTGTCGGACTCAGCGCCGTGCTCGCGGCCAAGCGACTCGGCGCCGCACGCATCGTGGCCATGTCCCGCCACGACGACCGCCAGCAGGTGGCCCGGTCCTTCGGTGCCGACGAGATCGTCGCCGAGCGTGGCAAGGAGGGCGCCAAGACCGTCCGCGAGATGCTCGACGGCATCGGCGCCGACCACGTGCTGGAGTGCGTGGGCACCAAGGACAGCATGGCGCAGGCGATCGCCTGCGCCCGTCCTGGCGGGAGGATCGGTTACGTGGGCGTCCCCCACGACGTCGAGCTCAACGTCCCGGCGATGTTCGGCCGCAACATCGGCATCGCCGGCGGCATCGCCCCGGTCCGCGCCTACCTCGGCGAGCTGCTCCCCGACGTGCTCGACGGCACCGTCGCCCCGGGAGCCGTCTTCGACCTCACGGTGCCGCTCGACCAGGTCGCCGAGGGCTACCGCGCGATGGACGAGCGGACGGCGATCAAGACGATGCTGACGATCTGA
- a CDS encoding MarR family winged helix-turn-helix transcriptional regulator: protein MTSQRPFDVEYELTRLTQRLRRRSMRIVEQLHPELDYGTYLFFLGICEAPGEVRGADLAESFGVHKSTASRAVSTLVRLGLVEQTPDPLDGRARLLTPAGPALAQLNAARTDVQRRLEELFSGWDADDVAAFTDLLHRYNDAADATLD, encoded by the coding sequence ATGACCAGCCAGCGTCCGTTCGACGTCGAGTACGAGCTGACGCGGCTCACCCAGCGGCTCCGGCGCCGGTCGATGCGGATCGTCGAGCAGCTGCACCCCGAGCTCGACTACGGGACCTACCTGTTCTTCCTCGGCATCTGCGAGGCACCGGGCGAGGTGCGGGGCGCCGACCTGGCGGAGAGCTTCGGTGTGCACAAGTCCACGGCGAGCCGCGCGGTGTCGACGCTGGTCCGACTGGGCCTGGTCGAGCAGACACCGGATCCCCTCGACGGCCGCGCCCGGCTGCTGACCCCGGCCGGGCCGGCCCTCGCGCAGCTGAACGCTGCCCGCACCGACGTCCAGCGTCGCCTCGAGGAGCTCTTCAGCGGCTGGGACGCTGACGACGTGGCCGCTTTCACCGACCTGCTGCACCGGTACAACGACGCCGCCGACGCGACGCTCGACTGA
- a CDS encoding acyl-CoA dehydrogenase family protein: protein MINLETPKKFRTFVDQANQVADNFLRANSRKYDLAEHSYPKELDLLASLIDGMSDSGQGQGAGAAGVRRDEDEAGKGKVKNGTNMSSVLSVIEMCWGDVGLLLSMPRQGLGNSAIASVATDEQLERFKGTWAAMAITEPSFGSDSAAITTTAVKDGDHYILNGEKIYVTSGERADTVVVWATLDKSLGRAAIKSFVVPKSLPGIRVERLEHKLGIRASDTAVILLENCRVPAENLLGSAEVDVKQGFAGAMATFDNTRPLVAGMAVGLARAALEEVRSLLDAAGVEIDYDRPAQSQSYAAATFIAMEADWEAALLLTLEAAWLADNRKPNSMEASMSKAKAGRVGNDITLRCVELAGTLGYSETSFLEKWSRDSKILDIFEGTQQIQQLIIARRLLNLSSSQLK, encoded by the coding sequence ATGATCAATCTCGAGACACCCAAGAAGTTCCGCACCTTCGTCGACCAGGCCAACCAGGTCGCCGACAACTTCCTGCGCGCCAACTCGCGCAAGTACGACCTCGCCGAGCACTCGTACCCCAAGGAGCTCGACCTGCTCGCCTCGTTGATCGACGGCATGAGCGATTCCGGTCAGGGCCAGGGTGCCGGCGCCGCCGGTGTCCGCCGGGACGAGGACGAGGCCGGCAAGGGCAAGGTCAAGAACGGCACCAACATGTCCTCGGTCCTCTCGGTCATCGAGATGTGCTGGGGCGACGTCGGCCTGCTGCTCTCGATGCCTCGCCAGGGCCTGGGCAACTCCGCCATCGCCTCGGTCGCGACCGACGAGCAGCTCGAGCGGTTCAAGGGCACGTGGGCGGCCATGGCCATCACCGAGCCCAGTTTCGGCTCGGACTCGGCCGCCATCACCACGACCGCGGTCAAGGACGGCGACCACTACATCCTCAACGGCGAGAAGATCTACGTCACGTCCGGTGAGCGCGCCGACACCGTGGTGGTGTGGGCGACGCTCGACAAGAGCCTGGGTCGCGCGGCCATCAAGTCCTTCGTGGTGCCCAAGTCGCTGCCCGGCATCCGGGTGGAGCGGCTCGAGCACAAGCTCGGCATCCGGGCGTCCGACACCGCGGTGATCCTGCTGGAGAACTGCCGGGTGCCGGCCGAGAACCTGTTGGGCAGCGCCGAGGTCGACGTCAAGCAGGGGTTCGCCGGTGCCATGGCGACCTTCGACAACACCCGTCCCCTGGTGGCGGGCATGGCGGTGGGCCTGGCCCGTGCCGCGCTCGAGGAGGTCCGCTCGCTGCTGGACGCCGCCGGTGTCGAGATCGACTACGACCGGCCCGCCCAGTCGCAGTCGTACGCCGCCGCGACCTTCATCGCGATGGAGGCCGACTGGGAGGCCGCGCTCCTGCTGACGCTCGAAGCGGCGTGGCTGGCCGACAACCGCAAGCCCAACTCGATGGAGGCCTCGATGTCCAAGGCCAAGGCCGGCCGGGTGGGCAACGACATCACCCTGCGGTGCGTCGAGCTGGCGGGCACGCTCGGCTACAGCGAGACGTCGTTCCTGGAGAAGTGGAGCCGCGACTCCAAGATCCTCGACATCTTCGAGGGCACCCAGCAGATCCAGCAGCTGATCATCGCGCGCCGGCTGCTGAACCTGTCGTCGTCGCAGCTGAAGTAG
- a CDS encoding acyl-CoA dehydrogenase family protein produces MASRKDPMGIGLAVLNRIASSPAIDRLGLRKQAESAVYHGTRTGFQAAGAAARTFKRVKGSGKPVRQHTTADSGVFDLSPTEDQQMIVGVINEFASEVLRPGAEAAEAADSTTAEVLAQTTEFGLSLLNVPEDLGGLSEERSAITGVLVAEALAEGDMGQAVACLAPAAVATAISLWGSDEQQQTYLPAFTGEDVPVAALVVAEPRPLFDPFELSTTATRTGDGFVLDGLKSGVVRGLDAELFIVAAQLDGAPALFVVEAPTAGVSVAADPSMGLRAAGLAQLKLDQVSLPASALLGEGTLDDYRECVRLSRLGWAGLALGTGKAVLDYTKDYVVGREAFGEPIAYRQSVAFMVANIAIELEGMRLVTLRAASRAEQGLPYAREVALARRLTSEYGMKIGTDGVQLLGGHGFVKEHPVERWYRDLRAVGLMEGAVLV; encoded by the coding sequence GTGGCCTCTCGCAAAGACCCGATGGGCATCGGCCTCGCGGTGTTGAACCGCATCGCCAGCTCGCCCGCGATCGACCGGCTCGGACTGCGCAAGCAGGCCGAGAGCGCCGTCTACCACGGCACCCGGACCGGCTTCCAGGCCGCCGGAGCAGCGGCTCGCACCTTCAAGCGCGTCAAGGGCTCCGGCAAGCCCGTCCGCCAGCACACCACCGCCGACAGCGGGGTCTTCGACCTCTCGCCCACCGAGGACCAGCAGATGATCGTGGGCGTCATCAACGAGTTCGCCTCCGAGGTCCTGCGCCCGGGTGCCGAGGCCGCCGAGGCTGCCGACTCGACCACGGCAGAGGTGCTGGCCCAGACCACCGAGTTCGGGCTCAGTCTGCTCAACGTGCCCGAGGACCTCGGTGGTCTCTCGGAGGAGCGGTCGGCCATCACCGGCGTGCTGGTCGCCGAGGCGCTCGCCGAGGGCGACATGGGGCAGGCCGTCGCGTGCCTCGCCCCGGCCGCCGTGGCCACCGCCATCTCCCTGTGGGGCTCCGACGAGCAGCAGCAGACCTACCTGCCCGCCTTCACCGGCGAGGACGTCCCCGTCGCCGCCCTGGTGGTGGCCGAGCCCCGGCCACTGTTCGACCCCTTCGAGCTGAGCACCACCGCGACGCGGACCGGCGACGGCTTCGTCCTCGACGGCCTGAAGTCCGGTGTGGTCCGCGGCCTGGACGCCGAGCTGTTCATCGTGGCCGCCCAGCTCGACGGTGCGCCCGCCCTGTTCGTGGTGGAGGCGCCCACCGCCGGCGTCAGCGTCGCCGCCGACCCGTCCATGGGTCTGCGCGCCGCGGGCCTGGCCCAGCTCAAGCTCGACCAGGTCTCGCTGCCGGCCTCCGCGCTGCTGGGCGAGGGCACGCTGGACGACTACCGCGAGTGCGTCCGCCTGTCCCGCCTGGGCTGGGCCGGTCTGGCCCTCGGCACCGGCAAGGCGGTACTGGACTACACCAAGGACTACGTCGTCGGCCGGGAGGCGTTCGGTGAGCCGATCGCGTACCGGCAGTCGGTGGCCTTCATGGTGGCGAACATCGCCATCGAGCTCGAGGGCATGCGCCTGGTCACGCTCCGGGCCGCGTCGCGGGCCGAGCAGGGCCTGCCCTACGCCCGTGAGGTCGCGCTGGCGCGTCGTCTCACCAGCGAGTACGGCATGAAGATCGGCACCGACGGCGTCCAGCTGCTCGGTGGTCACGGCTTCGTCAAGGAGCACCCGGTGGAACGGTGGTACCGCGACCTGCGGGCCGTCGGCCTGATGGAAGGAGCAGTCCTCGTCTGA
- the def gene encoding peptide deformylase — MPDPQSRPLPEGGSVRPITRWGTPVMHRELADVTTFDEDLRVLVRDMVATMYAANGVGLAANQVGVDLKVFVFDCPDEDSERVTGVVCNPVLTLPALGDRRLDDDDEGCLSLPGAFTTCARPDAAHVSGFDEHGEPVEFTGSGLLARCLQHETDHLFGTVFGDRVPERSRKKLYKTHREVAEDYPDDWPVTASPAEARHREDA, encoded by the coding sequence GTGCCCGACCCGCAGTCCCGTCCCCTCCCTGAGGGCGGATCCGTCCGCCCGATCACCCGCTGGGGCACCCCGGTCATGCACCGCGAGCTGGCCGACGTGACCACGTTCGACGAGGACCTGCGGGTCCTCGTGCGCGACATGGTCGCCACCATGTACGCCGCCAACGGGGTCGGCCTCGCGGCGAACCAGGTCGGCGTCGACCTGAAGGTCTTCGTCTTCGACTGCCCCGACGAGGACAGCGAGCGGGTCACCGGCGTGGTCTGCAACCCCGTGCTCACCCTGCCGGCGCTCGGTGACCGGCGCCTCGACGACGACGACGAGGGGTGCCTGTCGCTGCCCGGCGCCTTCACCACCTGCGCGCGCCCCGATGCCGCCCACGTCAGTGGCTTCGACGAGCACGGTGAGCCCGTCGAGTTCACGGGCTCCGGCCTCCTGGCCCGCTGCCTGCAGCACGAGACCGACCACCTGTTCGGCACGGTTTTCGGCGACCGGGTCCCCGAACGGTCCCGGAAGAAGCTGTACAAGACGCACCGTGAGGTCGCCGAGGACTACCCCGACGACTGGCCCGTGACCGCCAGCCCCGCGGAGGCACGGCACCGCGAGGACGCCTGA
- a CDS encoding 1-acyl-sn-glycerol-3-phosphate acyltransferase — MSQQRRVRRAVARTITRVMRYEMVGEVPPTGILVGAPHTSNWDFITMLLVMWHGGEHPRVLVKQQLFRGPLGWVIRGLGGVPLDRENPAGVVRELVDEARSGESFRLVVAAEGTRSRGTHWKSGFLRLSRETGLPVSLAFFDPPTRTMGFGPTFHASDDVRADMDVVRDFYADKLGIRPRNATPPLLREED; from the coding sequence ATGAGTCAGCAGCGGCGGGTCCGTCGGGCCGTGGCCAGGACCATCACGCGCGTCATGCGCTACGAGATGGTCGGGGAGGTTCCACCCACCGGGATCCTGGTGGGCGCGCCGCACACCTCCAACTGGGACTTCATCACCATGCTGCTGGTCATGTGGCACGGCGGGGAGCATCCGCGGGTGCTGGTCAAGCAGCAGCTGTTCCGCGGCCCGCTCGGCTGGGTCATCCGTGGCCTCGGAGGGGTGCCGCTGGACCGCGAGAACCCGGCCGGCGTCGTGCGGGAGCTGGTCGACGAAGCCAGGTCGGGGGAGTCGTTCCGGCTCGTCGTGGCCGCCGAGGGCACCCGCTCACGGGGGACGCACTGGAAGTCCGGCTTCCTGCGGCTCTCGCGGGAGACGGGTCTGCCGGTGAGCCTGGCGTTCTTCGACCCGCCGACGCGCACCATGGGATTCGGGCCGACCTTCCACGCCAGTGACGACGTGCGGGCCGACATGGACGTCGTGAGGGATTTCTACGCCGACAAGCTGGGCATCCGGCCGCGCAACGCGACACCGCCGTTGCTGCGCGAGGAGGACTGA
- a CDS encoding TrmH family RNA methyltransferase — MAQIVRLDDPSDPRLHDYTELRDVSLRRRLETERGLFIAEGEKVVRRAVESGHAPRSFLMAPRWIDGLGDVIDGTDAPCYVLEESVIEHLTGFHVHRGALAALERPPARPAATVLAGARRVVVLEDLVDHTNVGAIFRSAAALGWDAVLLSPRCADPLYRRSIKVSMGAVFRLPWARVDDWASTPELLADAGFTAVAMTLGEGAVPIDEVDTDRPLALVVGSEGHGLTRHWESASPVRATIPMAEDIDSLNVAASVAVACWQLRGPSLRT, encoded by the coding sequence GTGGCCCAGATCGTTCGACTCGATGACCCGTCCGACCCGCGGCTGCACGACTACACCGAGCTGAGGGACGTGAGTCTGCGGCGGCGGCTGGAGACCGAGCGGGGACTGTTCATCGCCGAGGGCGAGAAGGTCGTGCGCCGAGCGGTGGAGTCCGGACACGCGCCGCGGTCCTTCCTGATGGCCCCGCGTTGGATCGACGGGCTCGGCGACGTCATCGACGGCACCGACGCGCCCTGCTACGTGCTCGAGGAGTCGGTCATCGAGCACCTCACCGGCTTCCACGTGCATCGCGGAGCTCTCGCGGCGCTGGAGCGGCCGCCCGCAAGGCCGGCCGCCACGGTGCTGGCGGGCGCCCGGCGGGTGGTGGTGCTGGAGGACCTCGTCGACCACACCAACGTGGGGGCGATCTTCCGCAGCGCTGCCGCCCTGGGGTGGGACGCCGTGCTGCTGTCGCCGCGGTGCGCCGACCCGCTGTACCGCCGATCGATCAAGGTGTCGATGGGGGCGGTGTTCCGTCTCCCCTGGGCGCGGGTCGACGACTGGGCGTCCACCCCCGAGCTGCTCGCGGACGCAGGCTTCACGGCTGTCGCGATGACGCTGGGTGAGGGAGCGGTACCGATCGACGAGGTCGACACGGATCGACCCCTGGCGCTGGTGGTGGGGTCGGAGGGGCACGGCCTCACCCGGCACTGGGAGAGCGCGAGCCCGGTCCGCGCCACCATCCCGATGGCCGAGGACATCGACTCCCTGAACGTCGCGGCGTCGGTGGCGGTGGCCTGCTGGCAGCTCCGGGGCCCTAGTCTGCGCACATGA
- a CDS encoding YbhB/YbcL family Raf kinase inhibitor-like protein, whose protein sequence is MSLERPVTPDPYPLLPAAETFTVTSEDVTDGAPLKDDQVNAHGDTSPQLSWSGAPAGTRSFVVTCFDPDAPIVSGFWHWVAVDIPADVTSLDTGAGASDDTLPGGAFHLRNDGGGANFMGAAPPAGDQDHRYFFVVHAVGEETLGVDSTATPAYAGFNLAFKTLGRAIIHGTYRH, encoded by the coding sequence ATGAGTCTCGAACGCCCCGTCACCCCCGATCCCTACCCCCTGCTGCCCGCCGCGGAGACCTTCACCGTCACCAGCGAGGACGTCACCGACGGCGCCCCCCTCAAGGACGACCAGGTCAACGCCCACGGCGACACGTCACCCCAGCTGAGCTGGTCCGGCGCCCCTGCCGGCACCCGCTCGTTCGTCGTCACCTGCTTCGATCCCGACGCCCCCATCGTGTCCGGGTTCTGGCACTGGGTCGCCGTGGACATCCCGGCGGACGTGACCTCGCTCGACACGGGGGCCGGCGCGTCGGACGACACGCTGCCCGGCGGTGCCTTCCACCTGCGCAACGACGGCGGAGGCGCCAACTTCATGGGCGCCGCTCCCCCGGCCGGCGACCAGGACCACCGCTACTTCTTCGTCGTGCACGCCGTCGGCGAGGAGACCCTGGGCGTCGACTCCACCGCCACGCCGGCCTACGCCGGGTTCAACCTGGCGTTCAAGACGCTCGGGCGCGCGATCATCCACGGCACCTACCGGCACTGA